The DNA segment TATTATGCGAACACCTTTCAGGTTGGTGGCACAACGCTTTAAGTTTAGCGAGGAACTCACCCAAAAAGGTATTGACTTACAAGAGGAAATGGAATACAATAAAGCTATAGCTCCTTTTGACGATTATCCTGAAATACATACTATCACGGCAGAGCGATTCTTAGTTACCACAGGGTTCCGAAAAATGCAACTAAGTAAAATAAAACACTTGGGCATAGAGAACGATTTTAAAGAAGCGCATGTAGTAAATCCTACAGTTACAAGTAAAAAAGAAGTATTTGCTGATATCTTAAAACGTTACAATTACAGTCCCGAAGAGGTCTTTGTAGTAGGTGATGACCCTGAATCGGAAATTGGAGCAGCCAAAGCATTAGGAATACCTACTATATTGTATGACAAAAATAACCTATACAATGCTGAAGAAGCTGATTATGCTATAAGCCATTTTAAAGAGCTCGTAACTATATACAATACTAAATAAACTAATAACGATTTAATAATGATTAGTATGGCAGAACATTTGTACATTTAACATATTAAACAAGCCAACTAATTTTATGTATGTTCCTCAAAAAAATATAACCCTGTCCGATCCCGATACTGTGGTATGGAAATATTTAGACCTTTCTAAGTTTTTAGATTTATTACTTTGCAAAAAGCTATTTATGGCACGTGCAGATAAATTTGAAGATCAGTATGAGGGTACATTCAGCGAACCTACTTATGGCGAAATGAAAAAGATTGCTCAAAACAATCCTGAATTTCTTAATCGTTATAAAACACATAGAGAAAAAGTGGTGATAAGCAGTTGGCATATTAACGAGCATGAGTCGTATGCCATGTGGCAAATATTTACACAAAATAGCGAAGGGCTTGCTATACAATCTACCATAGGGCGGTTACAACAAGCGTTAGCATCTGAAACTAAATATGAACAACATATTGGTGCCGTAAACTATATTGACTACAAGAAAGAGTTTATTCCGTTTGATGATATTTTCTTCCCATTCCTGTTTAAAAGAAAGAGCTTTCAATATGAGGGTGAATTACGAATTATATCTGACTATACTAAATATGGTAAAACCATTAACGACGGAGTAAAAATTGATGTAGACATTAACTCTCTCATAGAAAAAATATATATTCATCCAAAATCAGAGAACTGGTATAAAAACCTTGTTATCCAACTTATGGAACAACTAGGCTTCAACTTTACAATAGAAAAATCGGACTTAGAGAGCGATATACTAATATAAAAAAACTATTATTTATCAATAGTGTCACGCACAACAGAGGCTACAGGCTCATAATCGGTTACCTTCCACTCTGGCGAAAGTAAATTAACATAGTAGTAATGTACTTTATCATTTTTATCAAAAGCACCATTTTTATTAATATCCTCTATAGTACGGAAGTATAATCTATTTTGTACCTCTACCACATTCCAATCTATAAGCTCTTGCATATTACGCGATAGCTTATGGAAATTGCGTCCGCTTATATCACTTATATAAAGTGATTTTATATCATTAGCATCTATCTTTCTATCATGATTCGTATCAGAATCTACTAGTGTATAAACTAGCACCTGTTTTTTAGCGATCGCATCAAGATAAGTAGCGGTTTGTATTTGCATCTTTTTATCTGTAAGCGGATGTAGCGCTGTAGAATCGATATGTTGAAACTTCAAATTTTCAAAATATCCCGTTATTTCATAACGGTTATAATTTGATATAGCATAACTAATATTATTAGTCCTGCTACTACCGTAAATTTTGCTCCTATCATCATAGATACGAATATCACCAATGGGGTGTATTAGGTACTTAGTACCCTCCATATGCACTGGTAAATCAGCGATTTTTATTTGCGTAGAGTCAACTTTCGGAACCTCCTTCTTTACCTCGGTAGTATCTTCATAAATAACCTTTGGTTTTGGCTTTTCCTCTTTACCACAACTTATAGCAAGAAGTCCTGAAAATGCGAATACTAATAGTGCGTTTTTTTTCATTTCCATATCAGATATATTACCAAAAATACTGAAAATGTTTGAATAATTATATCCTTGCGTTAAGCTTTATACTGAAAACGCGACTGGTTAGATAATTAGGAATACCATATTGCGATTTTGTATACACATCGCGCACCCAAGTATTGGTAATAGCATTTTGATTATCAAACAGGTTAAAGATTTCTAAACCTACAGAAAGTTCTTTAAACATAGCCAGCCAATGCCCCTTGTCATACGCCTTTGTTCCATCAGTAAAGACATAAGCAAAGCCAGCATCGGCACGGCGGTAGTCATTAAGCCTTGATTGATACACATAAGGATCTGCATACGATGGCGAACCGCCTGGCAACCCTGTATTATACACTAAGTTTAAGTACATTTTCAAGCTCGGTATGTTAGGCACATAATCTTGAAATAGGATTCCAAATTTAAGTCTTTGGTCAGTAGGTCGTGCTATATATCCTTTATCTCTATAGTTTTCTTCTGTTTTTAAATAGCCAAATGTTACCCACGATTCTGTACCTGGTACAAACTCACCATTCATACGTACATCAAGCCCATAGGCATAAGCAACGGCATCATTATTAGCACGATAACGAATACGTACATTTTCTAACGTATAAGTATTTACATCATCAAGCTTTTTATAATATGCCTCTGTAACCAGTTTAAAAGGTCTGCCTGATAATTTAAAACTATAATCATTACCCAATACTATATGTATCGACTGCTGTGCTTTAACATTAGGATTAACTACACCAAGTGAATCTCTAAGTTCTCTGTAAAATGGCGGCTGATGATATAGCCCTCCTGCTATACGGAATAACATATCGCGTTTCCAATCAGGCTTAATGGTAAACTG comes from the Flavobacterium arcticum genome and includes:
- a CDS encoding HAD family hydrolase, with the protein product MQKKAIIYDLDNTIYPVSAIGDILFKPLFDLIIESRLHNNDYDAIRKAIMRTPFRLVAQRFKFSEELTQKGIDLQEEMEYNKAIAPFDDYPEIHTITAERFLVTTGFRKMQLSKIKHLGIENDFKEAHVVNPTVTSKKEVFADILKRYNYSPEEVFVVGDDPESEIGAAKALGIPTILYDKNNLYNAEEADYAISHFKELVTIYNTK